One part of the Thiothrix nivea DSM 5205 genome encodes these proteins:
- a CDS encoding IS1595 family transposase, whose product MTSLISISSLTSDAACFEQVRSVRWPNGVICPHCGSQDTIRRGKDDTQQERQRYQCKDCQKRFDDLTGTVFEGHHQPLKVWVLCLYLMSLNLSNQQIARELGLNKDDVQAMTEQLRRGVEKKTPVNLFGNVEFDEVYVKAGHKGNPEAVADAGREGRRRALKGAPGRGTLEKDKPPIFGMIQRSGEVVIRMLANVKQTTIKPLIVETVAAGTLVYTDEYNIYSRLEEWGYAHKTVNHGAGEYARDEDGDGFHEVHVNTMEGFWSLLRSWLRPHRGISQEKLPCYLAFFESLHNIRKRGQAALQSLLSLLLG is encoded by the coding sequence ATGACCTCGCTCATCAGTATTTCCAGCCTGACCAGTGATGCCGCCTGTTTCGAGCAAGTCCGTTCCGTGCGTTGGCCTAATGGGGTGATTTGTCCGCACTGCGGTTCACAGGACACTATCCGTCGAGGCAAGGATGACACCCAGCAGGAACGCCAGCGTTACCAGTGTAAGGATTGCCAAAAGCGTTTTGATGACCTGACGGGAACGGTGTTTGAAGGCCACCACCAGCCGCTGAAGGTGTGGGTGTTGTGCCTGTACCTGATGTCGTTGAACCTGTCCAACCAACAAATCGCCCGCGAATTGGGGTTGAACAAGGATGATGTTCAGGCGATGACGGAACAGTTACGGCGTGGTGTCGAGAAAAAAACGCCAGTAAACCTGTTTGGGAATGTTGAATTTGATGAGGTTTATGTCAAGGCTGGACACAAGGGAAACCCCGAAGCCGTCGCGGATGCTGGGCGTGAAGGTCGCCGCCGCGCCCTGAAAGGTGCGCCGGGGCGTGGGACACTGGAAAAGGACAAACCACCCATTTTCGGCATGATCCAGCGTTCCGGGGAGGTCGTGATCCGTATGCTGGCGAATGTGAAACAGACGACGATCAAGCCGTTGATTGTGGAAACGGTGGCAGCAGGCACGCTGGTCTACACCGATGAGTACAACATTTACAGCCGATTGGAAGAATGGGGCTATGCCCACAAAACCGTCAACCATGGCGCAGGCGAATATGCCCGTGACGAAGATGGTGACGGTTTCCATGAAGTCCACGTCAATACGATGGAAGGTTTTTGGTCACTGTTACGCTCATGGTTACGACCTCATCGGGGGATCTCACAAGAAAAGCTACCGTGTTACCTTGCATTCTTCGAGTCTCTTCACAACATCAGGAAACGGGGGCAAGCTGCCTTACAGTCCTTGCTTTCGCTGCTGTTGGGATAA
- a CDS encoding iron-containing alcohol dehydrogenase, with the protein MPGLPTLAPFSIARLPRIEFGAGSIRKLPAIAAQYGKRLLIVTGAGSFTNSTAGETLFRELQAAGFSWEIRRVSEEPSPQWVDATVAERQGDSFDAVVGIGGGSPLDAAKAVAGLLKPGNSVMDHLEGVGPELPYRGPSTPFIAVPTTAGTGSEATKNAVLSVSGQFKKSFRDDQLVAEYAIVDPDLLATCPPAQIAANGMDAFTQLMESYVSTRANPLTDALALSGMEAARDSLLAFHADPTDSDARSKMAYASLLSGICLAQTGLGSVHGIVAPLGAFHPIGHGVGCGMLVTEATRLNIDLMEARAPDNPALEKYARIGKLFRGRSHVDAVGARVFVVHTLESWSRKLNLPRLLDFGVAEADIPQLVANSRGSSMKTNPIVLTDEEIAQVIRACL; encoded by the coding sequence ATGCCCGGACTGCCCACCCTTGCACCCTTCAGCATCGCCCGCCTGCCGCGTATCGAGTTTGGTGCAGGCTCCATCCGCAAGCTGCCCGCCATCGCCGCCCAGTACGGCAAACGCCTGCTGATCGTTACCGGGGCAGGCTCCTTCACGAATTCCACAGCGGGGGAAACCCTGTTCCGGGAACTGCAAGCCGCCGGTTTCAGTTGGGAAATCCGCCGCGTGAGCGAAGAGCCGTCCCCGCAATGGGTGGATGCCACCGTGGCGGAACGGCAAGGCGACAGCTTCGACGCCGTGGTCGGCATCGGCGGCGGCAGCCCGCTGGACGCGGCCAAGGCGGTGGCGGGGCTGCTCAAACCCGGCAATTCGGTGATGGATCATCTGGAAGGCGTCGGCCCCGAATTGCCGTACCGGGGGCCATCCACCCCCTTCATCGCCGTGCCGACCACCGCCGGAACCGGCTCCGAAGCCACCAAGAACGCGGTGCTGTCGGTCAGCGGGCAGTTCAAGAAATCCTTCCGCGACGACCAGCTGGTGGCCGAATACGCCATTGTTGATCCGGACTTGCTGGCCACTTGCCCGCCCGCGCAAATCGCCGCCAACGGCATGGACGCTTTCACCCAGTTGATGGAATCGTATGTCTCCACCCGCGCCAACCCGCTCACCGATGCGCTAGCACTGTCAGGGATGGAGGCCGCGCGCGACAGCTTGCTGGCTTTCCACGCCGACCCAACCGATAGCGATGCCCGTAGTAAGATGGCCTACGCCTCGCTGCTGTCCGGCATTTGTCTGGCGCAAACCGGCCTCGGCTCGGTGCACGGCATCGTCGCCCCGCTGGGCGCGTTCCACCCCATAGGCCACGGCGTCGGCTGCGGGATGCTGGTGACGGAAGCTACCCGCTTGAACATTGACCTGATGGAGGCGCGCGCACCGGACAACCCGGCATTGGAAAAATACGCCCGCATCGGCAAGCTATTCCGTGGCCGCAGCCATGTCGACGCCGTGGGTGCGCGGGTATTTGTCGTGCATACCCTGGAAAGCTGGAGCCGCAAACTGAACCTGCCGCGCCTGCTGGATTTTGGCGTGGCCGAAGCCGATATTCCCCAACTGGTCGCCAACTCGCGCGGCTCCAGCATGAAGACCAACCCGATCGTGCTGACGGATGAAGAAATCGCCCAAGTGATCAGGGCTTGCCTGTGA
- a CDS encoding hydantoinase B/oxoprolinase family protein: MSNGHWQFWVDRGGTFTDIVAKTPDGGLRTHKLLSENPERYADAAIQGIRELLGVASGQAIPVERIDTVRMGTTVATNALLEHKGEAVLLVTTRGFGDALRIGYQQRPNLFALDIELPQMLYTEVLEVEERIAADGETLQVPDAVQIRADLQAAYDKGLRSVAILFMHAWRYPQHETLVAEIARAIGFTQISVSHAVSPLIKFVGRGDTTVVDAYLSPVLRRYVEQVARELPDTKLFFMQSNGGLTHADHFQGKDAILSGPAGGVVGMAQTAQAAGFDKLIGFDMGGTSTDVCHFAGEYERTLESHIAGARIRAPMMQIHTVAAGGGSILHFDGQRFRVGPDSAGANPGPAAYRRGGPLTITDCNVMLGKLQADYFPQIFGTEGDEPLDVEVVKENFAKLAKKIPLNPPFAKGEAGEWSPEKVAEGFLAIAVENMANAIKKISVQRGYDVSEYALCCFGGASGQHACLVAEALGMRKIFLHPFAGVLSAYGMGLADVRHILTLSVEAELASGLLAGLKTLQEELAAETMAHIRAQGVDTGHLRHETRLYCRYAGSDSSLLIGWEGDDAGAIRAAFEEAHRQRFGFVTPEKAVVIASIEVEGIAGNADSAVGRAEARLPPIPNPSPARGAGSEECVASHLVFMRGEWRETPFYQRDALQIGQSITGPAVILESTGTVIIEPNWQVQLTDQGNLVMEQFPSSSSLPAPLAGETTAPDPIRLEIFNNLFMSIAEQMGFVLEQTAVSVNIKERLDFSCAIFDPDGNLVANAPHMPVHLGSMSESIKAVISSNAENMQPGDVYMLNDPYHGGTHLPDITVVKPVFAENRREIIFYVATRGHHADVGGITPGSIPPQSRTIDEEGILLTNVKLVEGGRFREAEIRALLASGTFPARNIDYNIADLKAQLAACARGEAELKRMIGQMGLVTVRAYMRHVQDNAEESVRRVISKLHDGSFQYEMDDGSLVCVQITVNAENRSATLDFTGTSPQHPGNLNAPTAITRAAVLYVFRCLVADNIPLNEGCLKPLNIIIPEGSMLNPQYPAAVVAGNVETSQYVVDALFGALGIMGAAQGTMNNLTWGNEHHQYYETLCGGAGATANADGASAVHTHMTNSRLTDPEILETRFPVRLEAFHIRPHSGGRGKQRGGDGVVRKTRFLEPMTVSIVSGHRKVAPYGMAGGRNGQCGVNRVLHKDGYLETLEGIAQVEVATGDILTIATPGGGGYGE, from the coding sequence ATGAGTAACGGACATTGGCAATTCTGGGTCGACCGTGGCGGCACCTTCACCGACATCGTGGCGAAGACGCCGGATGGCGGCTTGCGCACCCACAAGTTGCTATCGGAAAATCCGGAACGCTATGCCGACGCCGCGATTCAGGGCATCCGCGAGTTACTGGGGGTAGCAAGCGGGCAAGCCATTCCGGTAGAACGGATTGATACCGTGCGCATGGGCACGACCGTTGCTACCAACGCCTTGCTGGAGCACAAGGGCGAAGCCGTGCTGCTGGTCACAACGCGCGGTTTCGGCGACGCCTTGCGTATCGGCTACCAGCAACGCCCTAACCTGTTCGCGCTCGACATTGAACTGCCGCAGATGCTCTACACCGAGGTGCTGGAGGTGGAGGAACGCATTGCCGCCGATGGGGAAACCCTGCAAGTACCGGATGCCGTGCAAATCCGCGCCGACCTGCAAGCCGCTTACGACAAGGGTTTGCGTTCGGTCGCCATCCTGTTCATGCACGCCTGGCGCTACCCACAGCATGAAACGCTGGTGGCGGAGATTGCCCGCGCGATCGGTTTCACCCAGATTTCCGTCAGCCATGCGGTCAGCCCGTTGATCAAGTTTGTCGGGCGTGGTGATACGACGGTGGTGGACGCCTACCTGTCCCCCGTACTGCGCCGCTATGTGGAACAGGTGGCACGGGAACTGCCAGACACCAAACTGTTTTTCATGCAATCCAACGGCGGGCTGACGCACGCGGATCATTTCCAGGGCAAGGATGCGATCCTCTCCGGCCCTGCCGGTGGCGTGGTGGGGATGGCGCAAACCGCACAGGCTGCTGGTTTCGACAAGCTGATCGGGTTTGACATGGGCGGTACTTCCACCGACGTGTGCCACTTCGCTGGCGAATACGAACGCACGCTGGAAAGCCATATTGCCGGGGCACGTATCCGTGCGCCGATGATGCAGATCCATACCGTGGCGGCGGGTGGCGGTTCGATCCTGCATTTCGACGGGCAACGCTTTCGGGTGGGGCCGGACTCTGCGGGGGCGAATCCGGGGCCTGCTGCCTACCGGCGCGGCGGGCCACTGACCATTACCGATTGCAATGTGATGCTGGGCAAGTTGCAAGCGGACTATTTCCCGCAGATTTTCGGGACGGAGGGCGACGAGCCGCTGGACGTGGAAGTAGTGAAGGAGAACTTTGCGAAATTGGCGAAGAAAATCCCCCTCAATCCCCCTTTTGCAAAGGGGGAAGCAGGAGAGTGGTCGCCGGAGAAAGTGGCTGAAGGCTTTCTTGCCATCGCTGTCGAAAACATGGCGAACGCCATCAAGAAAATCTCTGTCCAGCGCGGTTATGACGTGAGTGAATACGCCCTGTGCTGCTTCGGCGGCGCGAGTGGGCAACACGCCTGTCTGGTGGCGGAAGCATTGGGAATGCGCAAGATTTTCCTGCACCCATTCGCGGGCGTGTTGTCAGCGTATGGGATGGGGCTGGCGGATGTGCGGCATATCCTCACCCTTAGCGTGGAGGCGGAGCTGGCAAGCGGCTTACTGGCTGGGCTGAAAACCTTGCAGGAAGAACTGGCAGCTGAAACGATGGCGCATATCCGCGCGCAAGGCGTGGACACCGGACATTTGAGGCATGAAACGCGCTTGTATTGCCGGTATGCGGGGTCGGATTCGAGTTTGCTGATTGGCTGGGAGGGTGACGATGCAGGCGCGATACGGGCGGCGTTTGAGGAGGCGCATCGGCAGCGGTTTGGGTTTGTTACGCCTGAGAAGGCAGTGGTGATTGCCAGTATTGAGGTTGAAGGGATTGCGGGGAATGCGGATAGCGCCGTAGGTCGGGCTGAAGCCCGACTCCCCCCCATCCCCAACCCTTCCCCCGCAAGGGGGGCAGGGAGCGAAGAGTGCGTCGCTTCGCATTTGGTGTTTATGCGGGGGGAATGGCGGGAGACCCCGTTTTACCAGCGGGATGCGTTGCAAATTGGACAAAGCATTACCGGCCCCGCCGTCATTTTGGAAAGTACCGGAACGGTGATCATTGAACCGAATTGGCAAGTCCAATTGACCGATCAGGGCAATCTGGTAATGGAACAATTCCCCTCTTCCTCTTCGCTCCCGGCCCCCCTTGCGGGGGAAACCACTGCCCCCGACCCCATCCGCCTCGAAATCTTCAACAACCTGTTCATGTCCATCGCCGAACAGATGGGCTTCGTGCTGGAACAGACCGCCGTATCGGTCAACATCAAGGAACGGCTGGACTTTTCCTGCGCCATCTTCGACCCCGACGGTAATTTGGTGGCGAACGCACCGCACATGCCGGTGCATTTGGGCAGCATGAGCGAGAGCATCAAGGCGGTGATCAGCTCGAATGCAGAAAACATGCAACCGGGCGATGTCTATATGCTCAACGACCCCTACCACGGCGGCACACATTTGCCCGACATTACAGTAGTCAAACCGGTGTTTGCGGAAAACAGGCGCGAAATCATTTTCTACGTCGCCACCCGTGGGCATCATGCGGACGTAGGCGGTATCACCCCCGGTTCGATTCCGCCGCAAAGCCGCACGATTGATGAAGAAGGTATCCTGCTGACCAACGTCAAACTGGTGGAGGGCGGGCGTTTCCGCGAGGCAGAAATCCGCGCCCTGCTCGCTTCCGGCACCTTCCCCGCCCGTAATATCGACTACAACATCGCCGACCTGAAGGCGCAACTGGCGGCCTGCGCGCGCGGCGAAGCCGAACTCAAACGCATGATCGGGCAGATGGGGCTGGTGACGGTGCGGGCGTACATGCGCCATGTGCAAGACAATGCGGAAGAATCGGTGCGGCGCGTGATCAGCAAACTGCACGACGGCAGTTTCCAGTACGAGATGGACGACGGCAGCCTTGTGTGCGTGCAGATCACGGTGAATGCGGAAAACCGTTCCGCTACGCTCGATTTCACCGGCACTAGCCCGCAGCACCCCGGCAACCTGAACGCGCCAACCGCAATTACCCGCGCCGCCGTGCTGTACGTGTTCCGCTGCTTGGTAGCCGACAACATCCCGCTCAACGAAGGTTGCCTCAAGCCGCTCAACATCATCATTCCTGAAGGCTCGATGCTCAACCCGCAATACCCGGCGGCAGTGGTGGCAGGCAATGTGGAAACTTCGCAATACGTGGTGGATGCGCTGTTCGGCGCACTCGGCATCATGGGCGCGGCGCAAGGCACCATGAACAACCTCACCTGGGGCAACGAGCATCATCAATATTACGAAACCCTGTGCGGCGGCGCAGGCGCAACTGCCAATGCCGACGGAGCCAGCGCGGTGCATACCCACATGACCAACTCACGCCTGACCGACCCGGAAATTCTGGAAACGCGCTTTCCGGTACGGCTGGAAGCCTTCCACATCCGCCCCCACTCCGGCGGCAGAGGTAAGCAACGCGGCGGCGATGGCGTGGTGCGCAAAACCCGCTTCCTCGAACCCATGACCGTCAGTATCGTCTCAGGGCATCGCAAAGTCGCACCGTATGGCATGGCGGGCGGCAGGAATGGGCAATGCGGCGTCAATCGCGTGTTGCACAAGGATGGCTATCTGGAAACGCTGGAAGGCATCGCACAGGTAGAAGTGGCAACCGGCGATATACTGACAATTGCAACACCGGGAGGTGGCGGCTATGGAGAATAA
- a CDS encoding MFS transporter — MNSLEWRVTASLAAIYAVRMLGLFMILPVFALYAETLPDSTPFLAGLAIGIYGLSQAIFQIPLGIFSDRVGRKPVIIGGLLVFAAGSVIAALAHSMWLIIIGRAIQGMGAVAGPTMALAADLTREENRTRIMAVIGMVIGLSFMGGMILGPIISQFAGVAGIFWLTMLLALAGIALVVLAVPTPVHSTQHRDAGIIRGYLGKALGNASLLRMNAGVFIIHLVMTANFLVLPGIFEHGLSLPRAEHWKVYLPVFAGSFLLAIPLIIIAEKKHKIRILLLGSTVVLLLAEAGMALGHTQIAWLLAAFFLFFVGFNFLEAVQPSLVAKYSDVNTKGTAMGIFSSSQFLGIFAGGSLGGMVNNAWGATGVFVFSALVVGVWWLLALQLPQPKFYASQVLKLDPLLFADKARLHQDLLAIPGVKEVAVVAEECVAYLKVDKENLDQEALRAFSGVAA, encoded by the coding sequence ATGAATAGCCTGGAATGGCGCGTTACCGCCTCACTTGCTGCCATTTACGCCGTGCGGATGCTTGGCCTGTTCATGATCCTGCCTGTTTTCGCCTTGTATGCGGAAACCTTGCCGGATTCCACCCCTTTCCTCGCCGGGTTGGCTATTGGCATTTACGGCCTGTCGCAGGCTATTTTCCAGATTCCACTGGGCATTTTTTCCGACAGGGTAGGGCGCAAGCCGGTAATCATCGGTGGGTTGCTGGTGTTCGCGGCGGGTAGCGTGATTGCGGCGCTGGCGCATTCCATGTGGTTGATCATTATCGGGCGTGCTATCCAGGGCATGGGTGCGGTTGCGGGGCCAACCATGGCGCTGGCGGCGGATTTGACCCGCGAGGAAAACCGTACCCGCATCATGGCCGTGATCGGCATGGTCATTGGCCTGTCGTTCATGGGCGGGATGATCCTGGGGCCAATTATCAGTCAGTTTGCTGGCGTGGCGGGTATTTTCTGGCTGACCATGCTGCTGGCGCTGGCAGGCATCGCGCTGGTAGTCTTGGCTGTGCCTACGCCCGTCCATAGTACCCAGCACCGTGATGCCGGGATTATCAGGGGCTATCTGGGAAAAGCGTTGGGAAATGCCTCGTTGTTGCGCATGAATGCGGGTGTATTCATCATTCATTTGGTGATGACAGCCAACTTCCTGGTGTTGCCCGGTATCTTTGAACATGGCCTCAGCCTGCCGCGCGCTGAGCACTGGAAGGTCTATTTGCCGGTGTTTGCCGGTTCCTTCCTGCTGGCTATTCCACTGATCATCATTGCCGAAAAGAAGCACAAAATCCGCATCCTGCTGCTGGGCAGCACCGTCGTGTTGCTGTTGGCGGAAGCTGGCATGGCCTTGGGTCATACCCAAATTGCCTGGCTGCTGGCGGCGTTTTTCCTGTTCTTTGTTGGCTTTAACTTTCTGGAAGCCGTGCAGCCGTCGCTGGTTGCCAAATACTCCGATGTGAACACCAAGGGCACGGCGATGGGCATTTTCAGCAGCTCGCAATTCCTGGGTATTTTTGCTGGTGGCTCTTTGGGTGGCATGGTCAACAATGCCTGGGGGGCAACCGGGGTGTTTGTGTTCAGCGCCCTGGTGGTGGGGGTGTGGTGGCTGCTGGCGCTGCAACTGCCGCAACCCAAATTCTACGCCAGTCAGGTGCTGAAACTTGACCCGCTGTTGTTTGCCGACAAGGCGCGTCTGCATCAGGATTTATTGGCCATACCGGGCGTCAAGGAGGTCGCGGTCGTTGCCGAGGAGTGTGTCGCTTATCTGAAAGTTGACAAGGAAAATCTGGATCAGGAAGCGCTCCGTGCATTTTCGGGCGTCGCAGCGTAA
- a CDS encoding ABC transporter ATP-binding protein, producing METHTRHPLQRLFNYARQYRPDVVKATVYSVLNKFFDILPEVLIGVAVDVVVNKQDSFLAKVGIADPKDQIVALAILTAIIWAAESLFEYLYNLKWRNLAQNLQHDLRMDAYRHVQQLDMAWFERNRSGNLLSVLNEDINQMERFLNGGANDLIQVFVGTLMVSGVFFALTSSLAFLALLPIPFILFGAFWFQNRLAPRYAAMREAAGALAARLNNNLSGIATVKAYTAEDFEAEHIRQGSDLYRARNAEAIRWSAAITPVIRMAILAGFTVTLLYGGFMALNGEIGVGSYSVLVYLTQRLLWPMTRLADMTDLYQRSMASIDRVLDLLHTPVEISYDGQALDASTVKGELTFAGVNFTYPGQSQPAIEALNLTVAAGETVAFVGSTGGGKSTLIKLLLRFHDPQQGSIRLDGQAITGLQLQDLRRTIGYVAQDTFLADASVAENIAYGSHNTPRDAVIAAAKAAEAHEFISQLPQGYDTQVGERGMKLSGGQRQRLALARAILKNPPILILDEATSAVDNETEAAIQRSLDRLVVGRTSLIIAHRLSTVRHAHCIHVLDHGRIVESGTHEELVRDNGIYAALWRLQTGERAVNQ from the coding sequence ATGGAAACACATACACGGCACCCTTTACAGCGCCTGTTCAACTACGCCCGCCAGTACCGGCCTGATGTGGTCAAGGCAACGGTTTATTCCGTGCTCAACAAATTTTTCGACATTCTGCCGGAGGTGTTAATCGGGGTAGCGGTCGATGTGGTGGTCAACAAACAGGATTCGTTTCTGGCCAAGGTCGGCATTGCCGATCCGAAAGACCAGATCGTGGCGCTGGCAATCCTCACCGCCATTATCTGGGCAGCCGAGTCATTGTTCGAGTATCTGTACAACCTCAAGTGGCGCAATCTGGCGCAGAACCTGCAACACGATTTGCGCATGGATGCCTACCGCCATGTGCAGCAACTGGACATGGCGTGGTTTGAGCGCAACCGCAGCGGCAACCTGCTGTCGGTGCTGAACGAAGACATCAACCAGATGGAACGCTTCCTCAACGGCGGTGCGAATGACCTGATCCAGGTGTTCGTGGGCACGCTGATGGTCAGTGGGGTATTCTTTGCCCTCACCAGCAGCCTCGCCTTCCTCGCCCTGCTGCCGATTCCGTTCATCCTGTTTGGGGCGTTCTGGTTCCAGAACCGGCTAGCACCGCGTTATGCGGCGATGCGCGAAGCCGCCGGAGCGCTGGCGGCACGGCTCAACAATAACCTGAGCGGCATTGCCACCGTCAAGGCGTATACGGCGGAGGATTTCGAGGCCGAACACATCCGTCAGGGTTCCGACCTGTACCGCGCCCGCAATGCGGAAGCAATCCGCTGGTCGGCGGCGATTACGCCCGTTATCCGCATGGCGATTCTGGCCGGATTCACCGTCACCCTGTTGTACGGCGGTTTCATGGCCTTGAATGGTGAAATCGGCGTGGGCAGTTATTCGGTGCTGGTTTACCTGACCCAGCGTCTGCTGTGGCCGATGACACGGCTGGCCGACATGACCGATCTGTACCAGCGTTCGATGGCTTCCATCGACCGGGTGCTGGATCTGCTGCATACGCCAGTGGAAATCAGCTACGACGGGCAGGCGCTGGATGCTTCCACTGTCAAAGGTGAGCTGACCTTTGCTGGCGTCAATTTCACCTATCCCGGCCAGAGCCAGCCTGCTATTGAGGCTCTGAATCTGACAGTCGCCGCTGGCGAAACCGTGGCCTTTGTCGGCAGCACCGGTGGCGGCAAGAGTACCCTGATCAAGCTATTGTTACGCTTTCACGATCCGCAACAAGGCAGCATCCGGCTGGACGGGCAAGCCATTACCGGTTTGCAGTTGCAGGATTTACGTCGCACTATCGGTTATGTCGCTCAGGATACGTTCTTGGCCGACGCGAGTGTGGCGGAAAACATTGCCTACGGCAGCCACAATACCCCGCGTGATGCTGTGATTGCCGCAGCCAAAGCAGCGGAAGCGCACGAGTTCATCAGCCAGTTGCCGCAGGGTTACGACACACAGGTGGGCGAACGTGGCATGAAGCTGTCCGGCGGGCAACGTCAGCGGCTGGCTTTGGCGCGAGCAATCCTGAAAAATCCACCAATCCTGATTCTGGATGAAGCCACCTCAGCGGTGGACAACGAAACCGAAGCGGCCATCCAGCGCTCCCTCGACCGCTTGGTAGTCGGGCGCACCAGCCTGATCATTGCCCACCGGCTATCGACCGTGCGTCATGCGCATTGCATCCATGTACTGGATCATGGGCGAATTGTGGAATCGGGTACGCATGAGGAACTGGTGCGGGATAACGGGATTTATGCGGCCTTGTGGCGGTTGCAAACCGGGGAACGGGCGGTAAATCAATAA
- a CDS encoding trimeric intracellular cation channel family protein — MTLHPTPALLDSLYWITLVAVIVSSASAVLKAGFKQFDLFGVIIIAIATGLGGGSLRDMLLDREVFWIRDQMFFIASLGSAVAIFLLARLVVIPPKFFLIPDAAGLATFGVAGTLVSLMFDAPWLIASFMGVMTGTMGGIFRDVLCNTPPVVFQSPLYATVSWAGSLLFIGMLYLQLDVTLAATIAGLAIFVARLLALRFDINLPVFRFKEHRQ, encoded by the coding sequence ATGACACTGCACCCGACCCCTGCCCTGCTGGACAGCCTTTACTGGATCACGCTGGTCGCCGTGATCGTCTCCTCCGCCTCCGCCGTGCTGAAAGCCGGTTTCAAGCAGTTTGACCTGTTTGGCGTAATCATCATCGCCATTGCCACCGGGCTGGGCGGCGGCTCACTGCGCGACATGCTGCTGGATCGGGAAGTGTTCTGGATTCGTGACCAGATGTTTTTCATTGCTTCGCTGGGCAGCGCCGTCGCCATCTTTCTGTTGGCACGCTTGGTGGTTATTCCACCGAAATTCTTCCTGATTCCGGATGCGGCGGGGCTGGCTACTTTTGGCGTGGCCGGCACACTGGTCTCACTGATGTTTGACGCGCCGTGGCTCATCGCCAGTTTCATGGGGGTCATGACCGGCACTATGGGTGGCATTTTCCGCGACGTATTGTGTAACACTCCGCCTGTCGTGTTCCAAAGCCCGTTGTATGCAACCGTGTCGTGGGCAGGTTCCCTGCTGTTTATCGGGATGCTCTACCTGCAATTGGATGTTACCTTGGCCGCAACCATTGCAGGGCTAGCCATTTTCGTGGCACGGCTACTCGCCCTTCGCTTTGATATTAATCTGCCTGTGTTCCGCTTCAAGGAACACAGGCAGTAA
- the ssb gene encoding single-stranded DNA-binding protein: MARGINKVILVGTLGKDPEVKYMPSGGAITNVTVATNDSYKDKNTGEKKETTEWHRIVFFNRLAEIAGEYLRKGQQVYIEGRLQTRKWQGQDGQDRYTTEIVASDMQMLGGRPGGGMGAGSYEDNAPASRGSSSGSKNAGGGSDRGFEDFDDDIPF; this comes from the coding sequence ATGGCACGAGGTATCAACAAAGTCATTCTGGTCGGCACATTGGGCAAAGACCCGGAAGTGAAATACATGCCCAGTGGTGGTGCAATCACCAATGTGACCGTTGCCACCAACGACTCATATAAAGATAAAAATACCGGTGAGAAGAAAGAAACCACCGAATGGCATCGGATTGTATTTTTCAACCGTTTGGCAGAAATCGCTGGGGAGTACCTGCGTAAGGGTCAACAGGTTTACATAGAAGGGCGGTTGCAAACCCGCAAATGGCAAGGGCAGGACGGTCAGGATCGTTATACAACCGAAATCGTCGCCAGTGACATGCAGATGCTGGGTGGCCGCCCCGGCGGTGGCATGGGCGCAGGCAGCTATGAAGACAACGCCCCGGCGTCACGTGGCAGCAGTTCAGGCAGTAAGAACGCTGGTGGTGGCTCAGATCGGGGCTTTGAGGATTTCGACGACGACATCCCGTTCTGA